In Sorangium aterium, the genomic stretch AGCGGGGTGCCCGGGGGATCCAGCGTGACCGCCACCCGGACCACGAGCTGATCCAGCTCGGCGACGAACGCCCTGGCGTCGTCGATCTGCGCGGCCGCGAGGCCCTCGGTGCCCGCGAGCACGCGGCGGAAGGTGCGGCGCGCAGCGACGTAGCGGCCCAGGGCGCGCTCGCAGAAGCCGATGTTGTACTGGACGATGGGCGCGTCCCGCGCCGCCGCCGCCTCCTCGAAGGCGGCGAGCGCCTCGCCCCACTGCGCGTCCTTCGATCGCTGCACGCCGAGCAGGAACGCCGCCCTGCCGCGCGCGGTGCGCTCATCGACCGCCGGCGCCTCCGCCGGGGCCGGCGCCTCGGCGCGCGCGCGCCCGGCCGTCGAGAGATCGAGCGCCGCCACGACCAAGCCACCCAGGATCCATCGCGTCCGCATCGTATCCCTCGTCTTTGGTCGCCCCCTCAGTCCGTCCCGCCGCAAGCGATCTCGCAGTGGGCGAGCGCGCAATCGAGCCCGGCCTTGTGGGTCGCCACCGCGTCCGGGAACATGGCGTCACACTCCTGGAGACAGGCCTGGTCCGCGACGTCGCACGGGACCTGGCAGTTGTCCAGCAACGCACACTCGATCTCATGCTGGCAAGCCGCCATCTCATCGGCGCAGTGCAGGTTCTGGCACTTGACGCAGGGGTCCAGCGGCTCGTTGCCGCAAGCGTCGTCGTCGAAGCAGAAGTACTGCATACACGCCATCCGGTGGCTGTAGGCGGCGTAACCTGCCGTGTGCGCCTCGTAACACGCGCTCTCGCAGGGCGAGAAGGCGGCATCATCCGGGGCCTCGGCGCACGCCTTGACGCACGTGACAAGGTCCTGGCAATCCTGGTCGTCTTTGCACGCCTGGTAGGTCTCGCAGCAGCGCTCGTCCTCGCACTGATAGCAGGTGTTCGGATCCGCCGACGGCGAGCACGTCTGGTTGAAATCCGGGTCTGTCGGGGCGGGGATCTGACCGCAACCGGCGCACGCCGCGCCCGGGCCGGAGAGGCGGCAGTCGATGAAGGCCTGTTTCGCGCTCTGGCCAAGAGAGCCGGTGACGGGCGGGCACGCCTGCTCGCACGCGATGTCCGCGTCTCCGCCCGGGCCCAGCGGACAAGCGTCGAGGCAGTCGAGGTAGGCGGCGCAGCCCGGGTCGGCCGCGCAGGCGTTCACCTGGGACAAACACGCTGTCTGCTCCACGCACGTGCCGCACGCGCTCGCGCCGTACGTGGCCTCGCCGCCGCCACCACCGCTGCCGCCGCTGCCGCCCGATCCCGTGCTCGCCGCCGCTCCCGGAGCTTCTGGGGAATCGCCGTCGCACGCGGGGGAGAGCGCCGCCGCGATGGCTACGGAGAGCGCGGCGAGCACTGGCCGGGTGAACCACGACATACAATCTCCTCGCGAGCGGCAGAGCGATGTTCGGGTAATTCGGGTGATTGGCGTGATTCGGGTGAAGCGGCGAAAGAACCCGCTTGGCCTCGCCGCTCCTCGATGATAGCGAGGAGACTACTCCTGGGTCCTGTCGGGCGGCAACGAGAAACGAGAAAGGCGAAAGGCGGCAGGTGGTCGAACCGACACGCGCGCTCTCGATCCTCTCCGTGCTCGCTGCGGCTGGGCTATCCGCCTCCTGCGGTGAGCGAGAGCGCCGGCAGCTCCTCGTCGTCGTGGACACCGACGCGCCGGTTGCTGCGCAGCTCCTGGCGGACCCCTCCATCTCTCCGGAGGCGGTCATCGATACGGTGCGCATCGACGGGTTCGACGAAGCGTGGCGCCCCGGCTGCATCGATGACGTCGACTGCACGGCGAACTTCGTCCTGCCGGACCCTTCGTCCTGGCCGTTCTCCTTCGGGGTGGCCGCGCCGGAGGAGCGGAGCGCCGTGCTCCGCCTGCGCATCCGGGCGTTCCGCGGCGCCGTCGCGACGCGGGGTAAGGACTCCATCGAGGGGAGGGGGTTCTCGACCATCGATCCTCCGCCAGAGGCCGCCATCGACCGGCTGATCGAGGTCGCGCTCCCCGCGTCCGGCGTGGAGACGGTGCAACTCGTGCTCTCGGCCGATTGCCTGGGCGTGCCCGCGTCGCTGCGCAAGCCGCCGCACACGTGCATCGACGCCTCCAGGCGCACGGCGGTCCCGTCGGATGGCGTCCTCGTCGGATCGGAGGCAGACATGGGCGCGACGCGCGCCGGCACGTGGTCGCGCGCGCGGGAGATCCCCTGCGGCGCCGCGCCCGAGGGCGCCGATGCCGTCTGCATCCCCGGCGGATTCAGCGTCCTCGGCCAGGCCGAGCTCGCCGGCGTCGACGAGCAGAGCTACGTCTCGGTCGTGCCGCCGCGGCCGGTGCATGTGGGCCCGTTCTTCATGGACAGGACGGAGTTCACGGTCGGTCGCTTCCGTGCG encodes the following:
- a CDS encoding formylglycine-generating enzyme family protein, translated to MVEPTRALSILSVLAAAGLSASCGERERRQLLVVVDTDAPVAAQLLADPSISPEAVIDTVRIDGFDEAWRPGCIDDVDCTANFVLPDPSSWPFSFGVAAPEERSAVLRLRIRAFRGAVATRGKDSIEGRGFSTIDPPPEAAIDRLIEVALPASGVETVQLVLSADCLGVPASLRKPPHTCIDASRRTAVPSDGVLVGSEADMGATRAGTWSRAREIPCGAAPEGADAVCIPGGFSVLGQAELAGVDEQSYVSVVPPRPVHVGPFFMDRTEFTVGRFRALLNEGLLHAEGDDLAGPDPGRAGLADCRWLGAADGANDKYPLNCISWRLAREACRASGGDLPTEAQWEHAARGRGQGRIYPWGDASPACCTASAGRGTLCPGDPGPEEVGSHRPSAACGGLGDSSRDGVLDLGGSLSELCADRLVPYGEGCWSAPGVFVEPRCDDDGINAHAARGGDWASGPANTRPAFRRGDVLDSLHGFRCVYAGGAP